The Tamandua tetradactyla isolate mTamTet1 chromosome 6, mTamTet1.pri, whole genome shotgun sequence genome contains the following window.
GATATGGTCAGGAAAAAATGATATTCTTAGATTtctttgtttaaattaaaaaaaaaaactgtagccTTGTAAGGATTGATAATAAAAGTATGTCGCAACTTCCTACTTGGAACTGGATCCCTGACAAAATGGCACTCACTATCCGCGCTAACGAGATGGTGAATTCCAACGAGAGGAAGCATGTGCCTGATTCCTCAGCACAGAGAGACCCTCTTCCCCTGCTGGGATCCCTCAGCACCCGGCTCAGGCCACTAGCTGGTGTTAGTGACACATGTGTCTGATTTTCCCACCGGGCCACCAGCATCTTCACTTTGCAGAAAGGGTGCCATTCATCTTTGGATCAACATTTGTGGGCTGAGCGAACCCGCTCTGCTTATCcctttgtcttagtttcctagggctgttgGAACAAAGAACCACAAACCAGTTGGCTTAAGACAACAGACATCTGTTctgtcacagttctggaggcacGGTCTGAAATCTAGGTGTCGGCAGGGTCGTGCTGCCTTGGAAGACCAGGGGAAAGTCTGTCCCACCCTCTCCTGGCTTGTGGCGGTGGGTGGCTGGCCATCCACAGAGCTCTCAGCCTGATCGTCACACAGCGCTCTGCCCAGGTCTCTCTGTCCCTATTCAcgtttcctctccttataaggatagCAGTCATACTAGATTAAGGACCCACCCTACTCTGGGTGAAGTAACTGGCGTAATTCCCTCTGTAAAAACTCTATccccaaataagttcacattctgagatactgggggTGTAGACTTCAGTGTATCTTTTGGGGGGGACCCAATTCAATCCGTAACAGCCTTTAACATACTCTTTCACCTTCCTAGACCCAGTGGACACCCCTGTGCTGGAAATTAGTGTCATTCAAGCAGGAACAGACCGACATATCACACTACGCTGCATCTCGCACAGGGGCTCGCTGCCCATCAATTatactttctttgaaaaaaacGTCACCATATCACCAGCTATTTCCAAGGATAGAAGGGTGCATGCTGAATTTAACTTCACCAAGAAGACCACTGGAAATGTGCAAGAGTACAGGTGTGAAGCTAAAAACAGGTTGCCCAACAATACAAAATACAGCCCACCTGTCCCCATGCCCCTAACAGGTAAGAACTACCTGAGTTACGTTTTCCTCTAAACAGGGAAACTTCCAGAAGCTGCAAATCCTTCTCAGTCCACCATTCCTCACTTTGGCCACCTGTTTGCAAACACCTGCCCTCTGGGAGGTCCACACGGATACCGGGTGGGCTTGCTTTCTGCCACAAAGTCACCGTAGAAAAGCCTGGAAGCCAGAGCAGGAAGGGGACTTGCAGTGAGATTTCCTGAACCATCCCTATTGCCTGCTCTGCCCTTCCAACCCCCAGGTTTTAAGCAGCCACAGTGGAATTTGCATTGGTCTTGGAGCTGCCAGGTCActtgtttttttgctttcttaccttttttttttttttgacttctgGTTACCTGTGCCAGCCTGCTGGGCTGTTATTGCCCCACTGCTAAGGTCTGGTGAGCCTGAACTCCCAGCACTGCCCTTAGCCTACAAGGGGTTCCCTCTGCCAGAGCCCTGGATTTTGGGGTGCACTGCTCTGGCACTTCTGGGCCATGCATCTTCCTCTGGGATAAGGAGTCGGGGCCCTCAGGGGTGTGCCCACCTGGACTCTAGAGCCCTGCTTCTCTACACCACACACCATGACCTGGGCTCGAACTCCCTACACAATCAGACCCAAACTGACTTCTTGGGCCTGCACTATTCTCTTCCCTCCCCAGGGTAGCTGGGGGTGCACGCATGTGCTGGTGAGAGCCtgggtgggacctgcaggctgGGGTTGGCTCTCCCCAAGCTGCCCTGCTCTGGTGTAGAACTCTGCAGAGTCTGAGAATTCTGGATTCAAATCTGGCCTTCCAGATGCTTATGAAGGTGTAGTTGTCGAGGCAGGAGAAAGGTAGAATGAAAATGGAGGACACCCTTGGGCATTGAGCACTTCACCCAGCCTCGTATTCAGAATTACAAAACCAGCACCCAGTGGCATGCGGTAAGTTCTAACAAGTGAGGTAGCCTGTCGGAGTCAGGCCCTGGAGTCAGGTTTTTGACTACGCATTCCAGCCCTTCTgttgacttgctttgtgaccttaggaaagtcacttaacctttcttagcctcactttcctcatctgtgaaagggGAATGATCCCAATGAGATTAAATAAAGCAACACAGGCCAAGTGCTTAGCATAATGCCTGTGTGTAATTAATACTCATAAATGGCCACTGTTTGGGTGACACAAATCGTGCCAGTGTAGCCAAGCCTTTTTGATGGTTACGACCCAGTAACTGGGCTATTAAATACTGTGCTGATTTGTCTCTCATGTAGGGCCCCTTTATGGGAGACATACTTGGTCATATATATTGGGAATCTCATTGACTAACATGTTCACTCTTAAGAGTGGTGTGTGTCTATTACAGCTTGGGGATGAGAGAGAACACAGCCTCGTGGTTACCTTGGGAAGCAGCCGTGCCTGCCCTTTCATTAACACTCAGCAGTTCAAAGTCATTCGAAAAGGAAGCTAAGTAGTGAACAGTGATGCTCTCTCTTTCAGGTGAAGACAGCTGTCCCCTCTGCCTGCAGCTGCTGCTTCCAGGGTTATTCTTTGTGATAGTCATAATAACCCTAGTTCTGATATTTTGGATACTACCAAAATACAAAGCAAGTAAGTTCTTTAGGAGCTTGAGTATTGTCCCCCACATGGGTGGTGGGTACGGACAGCAGGGGCAGGAGTGATGTATTGGTTtgctcaagctgccagaatgcaatatactagaaatagtacagcttttaaaaagggaatttattatgctacaagtttatagttctaaggttgtgagaatgtccaaattgaggcagcaacaagaggttaccttcattcaagaaaggccaataccatctggaacacctctgttagctgggaaggcacgtggctggtcccttgttcctgggtccactgttttcagcctctgtttcctgtggtttcctttctaagcatctgtgggacttcacttagttcctctggaatacaactctgggttctggctggcttagcgtctcatgggaaggcacatggtgacatctgtcgGGCTCTCCCTGTGTTTAGgcacctgctctctctgtcagctctccaagcatctccagatatctgtaTCTCTGTCACATCTGAAGCTACtgtactccaagcatctgcatctgaggcttCTTCAAAATgtgtccccttttaaaggactctagtgaatgaatcaagacccaccttgaatgggtggagtcacgtcttcatctaattaaaaggtcacacccacaattgggtgcatcacctcatcatggagataatctaatcggaAGTTTCCATCCtgtgatattgaatcaggattaaaagaaatggctgtccccacaagattgggtcaggattaaaacatggcttttctgtggtacatagtactttcaaaccagcacagaagggaaAGGGGAATCAGAAATCGgatgggaagaaaatgaaaagaggaagaaaagaccaGAAAGGGGAGGGCAGATGAAATAGAATTTCTCAACAGTTCAGGCATAGTGTAGTGCTCATTTCTCCAGAGAAAGTCTTTTCCTGTTTAGATCACAAGCTGCGCTGGCTTTGTGGGCATGCAGCCTGTGTATTGCACTGGACCCGTGCCACTCTTATTTAATGCTTCGCCGTCATGATCTTGAaactcttaattattttttaagagcgggccctgcattttcatttttcacaggGCCCCAGAAATTACGTAGCCagttgttttagtctgctaaagttgctgaaatgcaatataccaaaactgggttggctttcacaatggggatttactaatttgcaagtgtacagttctggGACCATTGAAAATGTCCCATAACGGCATCACTAAGACGACACgtggactcctctgtcagatggcaaggcacatggcggcatctgctcgTCTCTCCCTTCTGCTCCAGgcttcgttgctttcagcttctggctgctcgtctgtggctctctctctgagcttctgtctttccgtcttctgtgtctttctctgtttttttatcctcTTGTAAAGAACTCCATTAAAAGGATTAAACCCTCTTGTGGCATGTTTCCACTGAAATAACTCaatcaaaagctcacacccacagtaagtctacacccacaggaacagattagctttaagaacatgatcttcggTGGCTcattcagcttcaaactaccacaccagTCCTGATTGCAAGCACCTCCGAGGCAAGAGCCTTGCCCCTGTTTGTCAGCATCCTTGCTCGGCCTAACACTTAGAGGGAGCTCAGCATCTGAAGACAGAAGCAGCAGCATCCCTTGCTTGCCCACCTCAAGTGGGTATCCGGCAGGAAACATCTGTCCTCAATGTCCTGAGCAGAAGCCTGGGTTCTGCTTTTCACTACTCTTGTCTTATGACCACCTCTGGTTAAGATCTCAAATTGCCCTTTCAACTAGCACACAAGTAGGAGGAAAATCAAGATTTGCACAAAAGATAATTTGCGTCTAGCCACTGCCACTAGCGAGCAAGCCAAGAGGTGCTGGGCAGCCTCCtgtgcctctctgagcctcagcacCCTGACCTGTCCCATGGGGCCATGAGAGGTACTGTCAGAAACAGCAAGGGAACTAAGGGATAAATGTCAGGCTGCTGTGCCGCTATCTCTAACTAGAGAGTCATAGTTCAGCTAAGTTGACATAAAACTTGAAAATAGATGAACAAATGTATGCATCTCATGCATTTCTGaaacttctctctcctgcctaCAAAAAGCCCAGAATCCTGCCAAAGTGAAATTAATGTTCTTGATCCCTGGCCTGGGATGGACGTAATTCTTAGCTGTTATCCCTTGCAAATGTCACAAAGCTTTTTATCGACTCTTCTCTTCCTCAAAGGACAGACAATGTGTCTGACTCTCTCAAGAGTAATCTGAAAGCCAAAGGATGCTACTCACAGAGCCAGGAGAATAAAATGTAAGGGCTTATGGCTTGGAGGAGTGAATGCTTTAGATCCCTTGCCACGTCCATGGTTAGCCTTCATTCGACAACAGTCTAGCCATTGGAGCAGGTTGATCTTTTTTCCTTCCCAGAACTTTGGGAAATTCAACGCTTGGCTGAATTGATTTAATGTGCTTAATGATTGTGTGCCAATTTACACAGGAAAAGCTATGAGAGCCCATGAGCCCAAGAACTGTGGAGATACACCCATGGAAACTGTagaatatgcaaatatctgtACAAATCAAAAAGGTAAGATAAGTTTGTGGGGCTTTTGGTTGGTTTTGTTGGGTGGTTGGTTTCagagttgttgttgtttttaagataATATAGACATGGGTAAAAAGTTGAACAAAAGGAAGAGCACGCAATGTCTTCCTCCTATCCCTGACTTCCAGGGCAACAACCTGTTTTTTATATCATTCCACTGATATTCTGTGAGTATGCTCATGTCTAAACAAGTAGCACACTTGATTATTTCACCCAACAGTATACCTTGGAGATTTTTTATTAGTGGGCCTGTGCTGCTGCAAGTACAGGAATTATTGGCTGACAGTTTTGGAGACTAAAGCTGTGGTCATACTTGCTCCAGAGTCTATAGCATTCTACTAGTGGCAGGATGTCTGCCTCTGTTACATGGCCATGTGTCTCTCTCgatttcttcctgtggcttctacGTCCATagccaatttcctttgcttctaaaGACTCCATTCACACAGGACtaaggcccactctcattcagcttggcctcaccttaactaatttTCATCATCAAAGATCCTGTTTATAAATAGGTTCACATCTACgagaccaggggttaggacttgtcTTGTGAAGAACATGATTCAACCTCCAGCCTATCAGTTtggagagattccagagtccttGACGGTCCCTTCTTAAAGCAGACATGGTGCACGGCCTTATAGGAAGGGAGACCCAGGGCCTTGGCTAATGAAAACATCCCCACCAACCTTGGCTGGGCATTGACCACATTCCAGGAGCAGTGCTAAGCAACTCACCTGCCCTGCCTGATGCAAACACACTAACTCCCCAGCCCTGTCATTCCCATCTTTCGGGTGAGGGGACTGTGCTAGGCTTGGAGTCAAGGCAGTCTGTGCAAGATGGTAAGAGCTCTCCGCTAAGTCCAGAGGCCACACGCCATTGTGAGGGCAGTTGGCTGAGCCACCTCTGTTATCAGGCCAGAGATTCTGATTATTGGCCCAATAACTCCTACTCCTTGTCTTTTGAACAGGGACTGACCACTCCTGGGAGCTACATTACTCTTCCCCCATGGTTGGAAAGGCGGCACCTAGAGCGCACGGTGAGACACGGGGGTGGGACAGGACATGCTGATGAAATGAGACGAGGATCCTTGGGAGGTCACGGTAACCCCATGCTTCAGGC
Protein-coding sequences here:
- the MILR1 gene encoding allergin-1, coding for MPHHSCATTSPLPSSLTVLGRMCSHLNKLFFLAIFSPVTFQKAALDCKTRVNDFPSPRLYSKTSEVIKGQNVSLVCFFENKSLNITYSLFLGGKHLRTQDGKGESKNFSLRISEAHDLGPYKCKTQVSECSKYSQEFNFTPVDPVDTPVLEISVIQAGTDRHITLRCISHRGSLPINYTFFEKNVTISPAISKDRRVHAEFNFTKKTTGNVQEYRCEAKNRLPNNTKYSPPVPMPLTGEDSCPLCLQLLLPGLFFVIVIITLVLIFWILPKYKARKAMRAHEPKNCGDTPMETVEYANICTNQKGTDHSWELHYSSPMVGKAAPRAHEACNDDKTAYVYSEVVF